The DNA segment GTATCACTGAAATAGTTCAGCTCACCCTATGACTACATCTAACAAACCCATACTGACGAGGGGACTTTGGCCTACAAAGCATTATGctacacaacatgaaaacatctaTTCTATCCATCTTCATTTAAAGCTATTAGTTTCATAATATGGCCTGTCAAAGAGCGAAAGCTGCTGTAAGAGATTAGGCACATGGGTGATAATCATTTGATCCCCCGTCAGTTCATTcatattctctgtctctgtcagaatGCAGTCGTCACAGTCTTCGTCTCAAAGCTGATCACCTGATGCTCTGACATACAATACCCTGCAAAGATTTCTGGGGCTCCACCTAACCCGCCCAGTCTGCCCGTCTGCATTTTTTGTCAGCTTTCCAAACAAATTAAGAGTAAGCCTGTCGTTGCTATTGAGTGGAAATTTTTAGATCTCCAAAAGTACTAGCTTTCTTGGAACTCATTTTCCCAGTTTGCATTTTAGTTAAGCATTTGTAGGTTCATTAGTAGGTTTGAACCCCATGAAAACCATGTAATCCTCAAATGGTTAAAATGTGACAATTCCCATGACCGTCACAATATGGACCTCTACAGTCATAGTTTAGTGGGTAATTTCATGGGAATATTCCTCTGATATTAGTTAAAGCACATTCCCTCTATCAATTTAAAACTATGTAAAAAGTTGATTTGATAACATCTAGGTTAGTACAATAAagaattatttttatattaggCTTGATGGCAATGTAAGTCTTCAATACAAAGGTGTTTCCCTTACAAGTTTTTATTCCTGTCAAGCAACACACAAGGTTGAGGATAAACTAACcagtgaaatcagctgctgatgtgTAGAATAGAAATCTCCATACTCGTGGGTCATGGCTGAGGCTCCTGCTATAATTAGAactacaaaaacatacataaacatgaaCCGGTATGAGGGAGAGAACACTTGTTACAGCCTGCTAAACATGTGAGCATGCCACTTTGACCATAGCCCACAGTTACAGAGACTCATCTCTCTTGCTTTGCCTGAGGCCTGCGGGGCTATATGGTTTCCACTCGGGCCAAAAATAACAGCAGGCATTGATATAGTAATGGGCTCTTCGGTCAGGCAACCACCAGCAAGCAACAACAAGCAATGTTAGGCGCAACCATCACTGATCATAAAAAATCTCAAATTGTATGACATGAATATTCAGGACACCTCTTgagtttgtctctttttttccttcagccCTGCCAGCTTCAGACTTTATCTAGCCTGTAATATACAGGTCACAAATGTTGATCCATTTATAATATGCACACATCATAAACATCTAATGTTACTTTTTATTAATTACAGACTACAAATTGAGCCAAATGTCCCAACAACTTTCCAGTAAGctataaaaacaagaaataaacatAAAGGCTCACAGGTGGACTCATGCGTAAGCCCAGAGGCTAATGATAGCACCATGTACAGAAAGAGAAGTAGAtcagtaaaatgtcagtgatATTAGGGGGAGTGACTGTGAAACTGGATCACGTTTTAATGTGTCAACGTGCTTGCTTTTTCCAAAAAGTTGTCACAGTACTGATGGATGGTTAGTTGAATCAGCTGCAGTAACACATGCTTCTTATTGGACTATGATgctgaagagaaagacaagCCAGACTGGGAAAAGCTCTCAATTTAAAAATCTTAATTCTAACTGGGATTGCAGTTAAGAGTTACATCATCAACTAATCTGCTAAATTATTGTTTCTATTAACCTATTAATTATTTACCttataaaacattacaaaataattaaaagtgtCCATCACACTTTAACAGAGGCCAATATGACATCTTCAAATTATGTAGTTTGTCCAActaacaaacaagaaaatagTACATAGTCTAAATCCCACTTACAGTTTTCATGAACTAATGACATTGTGTAAACAGGCCAAGATTTAATTTTTCCTACAGGATATTAGGCCTCAATCTCCAAAACAGTGAGCTTTGCACCTCTGTAACAAATCCATCTTCCTTGACATTGACAGAAGCCAGTCAAGATGGTTTAGGCACCTGCATGGCCCCATAGCCGCTACTACCACCATTTAATGACTTTCTAGACCCGTAATGGGGAAAGAAGAAGACCCCAAACAGGAATTATAGATATACATTTCCCCCCTGACCAGATCATGGGGCTTGGAAGTCATCCAGAGTGAGCTGGAGGAAGTTGCTGGGCCATAGGACGTTTGGGCTGCTGTTGCCAGGACAACCCTGACCACAATAAGCATTTAGACAATGGATGCATGGCATGAcagttaatcaaaaaaaaaccctgctaatatAAGAAATGGATAAGTGATGTGAACGGATATCAATTCATCACAGTATGAGCTACAGACTATATGACAACAACTTAAGGAATCTTAAGCTACCGGGGAGAAAAGAGCgaggtaaaaaataataataataataataaataccGATATATTCCATATAATGTACACTATCATGTTGGCAGAAGTTAGGCATTGAGTTGGAAATTCAAGCTACTCACGTTAGCCAACAGGGTTATTTGATTAATTTGCAATAAGGGACATTATCCATCCCTGCTATCTGGCTTCTCAACTGGATGCGTCTCTGTCAACATACTGTAGCGTCAACGTTACGTGCTTTTCATATCTGGTATTAGTTAGCATTCTTACACTGCAGGTATATTCGCCACACCGACATAAACACCAACATATGTGAACTGGAAATGCAGTCTCCGCCGTGTCATTCACAAACACCGGTAACATTATTCTGCATCTGCGGTGACAGCTGAGCTAACGCTGGCTGCAGTGCAGTTGCTAGTCTGTTCCATGGCTGTCAAAACCGACCAAGCCCCTCCGCTTGTTTGCTGACAGCTCTGAGCAAAACACTCCCGTGGCTCGGTTAACGTCGCACTAATAATGTTAACCTGTGTGTTAAACAATTTAAACTGACCGCAGACATGCAAGTTACCTTGACAGCAAACCTCCGCCGATAAAGTGTTTGCGTTACCTGTCCCTTCCCAGTGAGGTCTCCCTTGGACGCGAATATCATATCAACCTTCTCTTCGTTCCCCTTCTTCTTCGTCTGTTTAAATCTCAATCACTGATGGCAACCGCTGTTGGATGACTAAATTACCGCCACCCTGTGTCACGGAGCGAGGACTGTCGCCATCACCAttatcatgttttcattcagctaTCTATTATATTTCTTTTACTGGCTATTCAGACTGGACGCCTACCTGACACAATCCAGGGTTGCCCGAAGCCTCTGAATGCTTAgtccactgtttgttttgttttttgtttttttgattgcTTGAAGACTGTGCCAAGTATTTCTGGGGCCCAAATCCACCCAACACCGCTAACCTAAATCTaaatcaaaataatcaaaaattaaagaggaaaaaaaatagccAATAAAGAAAAGACTTTGCTCTGAACACggtaaatatttatttaccGTTACTATTATAGCAGCAACTTAAGataattgatttgatttgatttaacaCATAAAGATCAGTGTACTTGTCGTTAGGTTTACTACTCAGCTTGTGAAAACAGATGCATAATGTTCTCAGTGGCTTTGGCTGTTAAGTGTGAGAAAATAACCTTTATGCtattgcattatgggaaatgtaggatccattgttttttttggctCTTGGCCCATATCTCAGTTTCTGCTGCATCGATTTTGACCGTTGTTTTTGTTAACCTGCAAGTTTATGGAGCCGCACTACTACTTTGCTGAAGCACCCCTTTAAAGCACTTCACATTTGTTGAGTGCCTTATCTTATGATCATTAGTGTCTTTTATGCCCTAATAACATTCTATCATATCTCCATAGAATATCTTTCCTGTGTAATCAAATCAATTGAAAAAaggtacatttaaaaaaaaaggagaggaaacagacttAAAAACTACAAGTTAGGCCTTTCTTACATTTGATGTCACGTTTTATTTTTTAGACAAAACTTCGTCACTGAATTcgatatatatgtatatatatatataagcctATTGCTTTTTAcgttttatttccttttcagcTTTAATCTTTTAATATTGCTTACACAATTCAAAaatcaaatgtatttaattttggTTTGTTGTGCAATGTTTTAAATATGATTATAATAGGATGTTGTGAATAAAAACATCTCAGCATAAAACTGAATTCTTCAGAGCAGGGCCGGTCACGACAAACGTGTGTTAGGTTTGGGGGTtccgtcacacacacaaaaacaaagcaaagataACTTATGACATCAGGTCACACGAATTTCAATTCCTGGATGGCGGTCCAGAGTTAATCCCACTTCCCAGCCGGATCTCTAAAAAGGGGGCTGACTGGCAAATGGGGACGACAACACCGGAATGAGGAAATTGACGAGGGTAAGCCATGTGCAAAACAAAGTTGTTCATCGCTGATAACCATGCAACCTGATGAACCGTAGGTCACTCCACTCAAGTCTCCCAGAGGTGATCTGTCTCCTCTCCCCGAACAGCCTCATccaaaacacagcagccttctctctctctctctctctctctctctctctctctcctccacgAGCTCCCCGGACTCTCTGCCTGCATCCAGTGATGTCTTTTCTCCTTATCACAGTGCTGTCCTCACTTCTAGTGCGAGATGCTGAGGCGTGGAGCGCCAATGTCAAGTACGCGGTGAACTGCCCCGACAGATGCAACGCGGAGCGGTGTGGCGGGACGCAGCGGTGCACACGGACCGTCCTGGATGACTGCGGCTGTTGCCAGGTCTGCGCAGCCGGCAGAGGGGAGCACTGTTACCGCACGGTGTCGGGGATGCACGGGGTGAAGTGCGGACCAGGATTATTCTGCGAGTTCTACAAGGATGAGGACGATTACGGGGACGAATACGGGATCTGCAAAGGTGCGTTTACATCAAATAGCCTGTTTTAAAAtcttgctgctgtttctgcatgCTGCATTTTGAATAGAGCGATGCTGTGCTGCACCAAATCCAGTATCCCACTATGTTATTAGAGTCTTTTTGGCTCTACTTCATTTATTCTCACCATAACTAGGACCAGATCATTATAACCAATGGTTATGGTGGCACATGAGCAGACCTGCGTATCCTTTCTTCATTTAACTTGATGATTTGCCCATTGAGGCTTTAAGGGACTGAAACATgaatgctgctgctggtggtcaCTGATCAGTTCATCAGTGATCCTCATGTTGACTGTGAATGAGTCTGTGACACTTATCAGTTAAGAACTGAGGTCCTTCAGGTTCACTGATCTTGTTGCCTTGCTGCCTTTGTTCCACAATTagtaatgtttcttttttgtgtgtgtctttacagACTGTCTGTATGGAACCTATGGGGTTGAGTGCCGCAAGACGTGCAACTGCAAAGGAGGCATTTGTGACAGGGAGACAGGAGCCTGTCTCAACCTCAAATTCTTTGCCAAAATCGCCAGCAAGCTCAAGGCTGAGCCACAAGCAGGTAAAAAATTAGTTAGACTTcttaaaataaagattttaaatagTTTATACCATTAATAAATTCTCAGTGGGCCAAATATCTCAGCAAAAGGATTGAATTAAGTTTTGAAAAGACATATTGTTTGTGAGATTGCACTGCAGCATGAATTCTTTCCTTTGTATTTTCAGGGGGAGAGGTGGGCTCAGGAGAGGTCATCACTGCCCAGAGCACAGatcaacaaacagacagatcCACCGCTCCAAAGCGACTCAACCCTCGCTGACAAGTGCTGACAAGACTGAATCCATTCAGTGTAAATGTAGCATTAACTTATAAATGATCTGAAAgatatattttattatgttcAATGAGAAACAGACTTTTTTACAGCATTTGGAAgttttctttggtttgtttgaTCCTGACGCCATCATCTTTTCTAATGAAATATGCAGACTGTGTTATCATGTTCAGAGTGTCCATCTTTTTCTTATTGTTCTTATCTGTTTGTCGAGTTAATTAACTACAATTATCCAGTTGCCATTAGCTTCAGCCTAGACCTGATTCTCTCATCTAGTGTGCCTTCATGGATTGTTGTTGAGGAAATGAGAGTTAATGTCACAAGAAGTCTTTTCAAACTGGATACAGCAATATTTTGAAGTTCTGCATAATGAGATTTTATTTGCACTGTATATATGAAAGGCAGACATGGGAAATATCATGTATATGACACCAGCCAATGTAAAGAATGCTCTTACAATTAAACCAAAGTTATCACTGACTGTTGTCATTTGATCTTCATTTACTAGTTTCTATTAACTACACATCATTTCACACTGAAAAGCCAAGACAAAAAAGTTCAGTCTTTTTATTTCAGACTAAAGTTAATGGCACTATCTAAAAGGAATATAGATATTATCCATAAATTGAATTCTATGTGTCACTAAACAAATAGaactgctgtaaaacaaaagacatataacacacagtcatgttACTGAAAACAATAGCATGAAGTCTCTGCACTCATAGATTGTATTAGGTGAAAACTGAGTGTCTGAGTGTTTGCTCTAAAGTcataaagattattttttgttttattagaaTTTTTTCCTGAATCCTCATATGCCTGTCTTTGATTTAGCCTCTCTCCTCTAAAGGCCTAAAGTAGTTGTAAAAATGCTGCAGAGACTGATGTCTATCAGGCAGATCCTCTCCTCGCAGAAGAGCTACAAACCTCTGTTATGGTGGCACAAAGAAATTGATATAATTTACAAGATTACATCAGCACTGGATTAGTGAATTCATATTGGGTAAGTGGAGGCAGCTGCAGACCATGTTGGAATAAAATTGGTGTGTTTTGTTGGTCCATAACTGAAAGTCAAATATAACACTGGCTGACTTTGAGTGAGAGTCCTGAAGACTGACGAAGATCTCTCAGTttagtaaagtaaagtaaagtttAGAACTTCTCCTTTATATGTTGTAGAGACACCTGGCACCTTTGCAAACTGGGTGGACCCAGAGACTGTGATTTAAATTCTGAATAGGGGGAGACATTTATATTCTCAGGGTGACATTCATTTATGGGAGgtggaaaaaacataaacatgttaaGAAGTCTGAGTAGAAGTATGTCTTTTGAGCAAAAGGAATTCTTGTTTCCCATGACGATATGAAACAGTATATCCAAACACAGGAGTGGAGATGGTTATTAGTCCTGAGAATTGTTCAAGAATCCTTGTCAGGAATCCATTGACTCTTAAGTTGTGGAACGCAGTACTCTCTCAGCTTCCACAAATGGCAAAATTCTCTTTGTTCCCATGCAGAAAACATCTCAGTCATGGAAAAAATACTTTTACCACTGCGCAAAGACAGGATTTACAACAGACATTATCAATGGTGGGAGAGAATTTGGAGAAGTTTCTCTGTCGACTTTTCTAAACTTAGCGTTGCCTATACGGCTGAATTTAAATGGATGAAGGTCTCAGGATGAGCCAAGAATACAGACTTACATTAGTCAACATGGGAAAAAGTCCAAAATAGAGATGATATAAATTTTGAGACAATACTTCTTGAGAAATGCATATAATAGAATTTCCTTCCTGGAGGAAGGACTTCATGACAGTCTTTCAGCTGTTCTTTAAATCCTGAGAATTTCACCTTTTACAGTGGAACTGAACTGATTCATTTCCCTGAGAGAGCAGACTATCTTCATGTAAGTGAGTGGCATGCCAATATTCAGTTGCTACTTTGCCtgtgaatgaaataaaaagtactTGTCTTAGTATAGAATATAGGCTTCCCAGAAATGTAGaggtttttgtctttgtaacaCAGAACAAGTAGGTTTGAATGTAAATCTGTCCGCTAGTAAATGATATCAGTAATGCATTTAGCAAGTTCTGATCATTAGAAATCTTTCTTTAATATATTATGTGGATTTTTGATTTTAAGAAATGTGTACTCCTCAATTTAAAGGCCAGAATGGGACCTCAAATCATTTACGATCAAACATGATAAGTGACCCTTGATTAGAGGAAGAAGCTTTTCCCTGCCATTCCTCTACAATACATCAGCAGACAGCATTAAAGTACAAATTTATAGATGAAAATTATATCAAACATCTCGgacaaaatttcaaaaataatcCTGCCCCAGTTAAAAATATCTCTTATTAGCCTCAACTCTAACTCTTACTGGTACAAAATTGTTTTCCAGCATCCAGCTTGTTTATTTCCTGTGCTTCCTGACACCTGTGAAAATGGCCcttcttcctgttgttgttgtgtctgtcCAGGACAGGAATTTAAAAGCAAGGATTTTTTCAAGTGACACTCCAAAAGCCTGGAATTTACAAGTGACACACAACTGCAAAGGCCTTATCCTCTTGTCAGGACTTAGAAGAAGACATTTCCTATCCACTTTATTCTGtcattatttaaataaaagctcaACACCTAAACACGTGTCAACAAACATGTTGTCCCTGAGACAAATTTTGAAACAGAGCAAACTTTAATGTATTTAGAAATTCGGAGTGACAAACATTTATTCTATACCTGTGTTATAgtttcaagtcattttttcagtaaaaaaaatggtAATGGTAATGGTAATGGTAATGAAAtggtaaaaattaaaaatatagatATTACAATGAGGATAACACATTTCTTTGttcaaaaactacaaaatctAAAAGATCAGACATGGGTTTAATGTAGGTCAGGTTTTCTCTTCTTATTCTGGCATTTTCTTACAGTAATTCAGTATTAAAACCAGAGCATTTATGCATATTAAAGTATAGCGAAATTCATTTCCTGGTTTTCAGAGTTTTGTATGATCACATAACTGTCTAAGGTATAAAGGGTAAAGGTCCCTGAACGACGCAAATTTGCTATGGGGATGTATCTCCTCAATCCAAGGACAAGGtgacacgcatgcacacacatacagacacgcACGCAGAATGATACAGGTATGCGAGCAGTCTGTGtattggggggtgggggtgtgttcTTAACACTCAGACTCCAATGTTCCTCTCATTCCCCTGAGAACCGACAGGCCGAGGCCTCGCAACCAAACAAAGGACCCTGGAAAATAACAGGAAAGCGTTGGTGAGAAATACCCTTTATCTGACTCCCTGAACACGTCACTGCCGCCTCTGCAGAAACAAAGGTGCGTGAACGGAGTAGTAAATAACACTGATTTACTGCAAATAGATGTTCTGGTATTTACAGTCTGGCCCTGCCTCAACAGGTTGTTTATTGTTGCTGTAGAATGACAAGGCTCAATGGAGACAACACATAAACACCGGCAACAAGGAAATTAAGTGATTTGATTGATTACATTGATAGCAGATAGCAGAACTGAGGCTTGTGAAAAGTAACAAGACACACTTTAgctcacacactgtcacatcacCTGATTCAACTAATGGAACCCAGTGATTAATGAATTCTGTGGCTCCTTCATCCCAGGGTTTCCccctacttttttttctttgtcttgtttttttaatggttcTCAGAAATGTTTTGCAGTAAACTGGCAGCGACAAAACAAGCGGCCAAAGCCTTGACCTCAGGGACCTGACAGTCTGCTGACCCCAGAGGGACTGTCTTTTTTCTTGACAATGTGACATCAGAGGGAACATTTTCCAGCAGGTTTCTTATCaatgatgtattttattttacttgttttttttttttttttttgtagttttagtaGCCAGttatgaaaataaagttttgcaTAACTGTTAAGTAGTCTCTCCAAATACTTACTTACTATTCTAAGTGTGGCCTCCTGTTATATGACTGGTGGGACTATATTTTGAGCAATGATTAATTGGAGTACTGTGTTTGACTTAAAAATTCCTTTCTtactcactgtgtttttgtcctttttctgCTCCTCTCCCAGCATCAGAAATACACTCATCAAGCGCTAAGAATACCAATACCGGGTATGGCCTCCGCCTGCTCTCAAAAAAGGCCTCAAGTATTTGTAGCCAAAAGAtgctggaaacattcctttgagacCCTGGTTTGTGTTCACTCAATTgcaacacatcatttctgtAGATGTGTCGGTTGCACATTGATGTTGTGACTCTCCCATTCTACCACATCCCAGAGGTGTCTGGTTGGATTCAGATCTAATGACTGGGGAGGCCATTCGagtacactgaactcactgtcacattcatgaaaccagtttgagacgaCTTTTGCTTTGTAACATGGGGCGTTTATGATGC comes from the Lates calcarifer isolate ASB-BC8 linkage group LG9, TLL_Latcal_v3, whole genome shotgun sequence genome and includes:
- the esm1 gene encoding endothelial cell-specific molecule 1 yields the protein MSFLLITVLSSLLVRDAEAWSANVKYAVNCPDRCNAERCGGTQRCTRTVLDDCGCCQVCAAGRGEHCYRTVSGMHGVKCGPGLFCEFYKDEDDYGDEYGICKDCLYGTYGVECRKTCNCKGGICDRETGACLNLKFFAKIASKLKAEPQAGGEVGSGEVITAQSTDQQTDRSTAPKRLNPR